A segment of the Populus nigra chromosome 12, ddPopNigr1.1, whole genome shotgun sequence genome:
aaaaaacatggatgtgtgatcatttattttttaaaatactatttttaagcATATTGGATCCTTAAAGATAATCAGTATTGTAATATTTATCTCCTTTTCAAATGGCTAAATAACAAGTAGCGCACGTTTCCTTCTCTCATGTCTTAATTAGTTTAACTTCGAGAACAAgttgaattcatttttttttaataaaaaatgttaaatatctttatcaacaaaataaatggcATTAATGGCATGATTGGTCCTCAGAACAACCTAATGACTTGTAATGAAAATCTTAACATAGAAAGCTGAGATCGAAATCTGTTGAAATGAGAATAAGAGGTCATGCAAgcaaaaagaggaagaagaactTGCTCATGCTGTAAGACTATAAATTTCCACGCAATTAAGTCATTGTTAatattacttttcttttctaaaatgaTTGTCTTCCAAAGTCTTACATCTATGATACATGCCagtttaactctttttttttttttttttgttagaatgtTATATTATggtaaagattatttttttaaatatattttatttaaaaaaatatattaaaattttttttttaaaacaaaaatttattttcaatactatcacatcaaaacaatccaaaaatataaaaaattaatttaaataaaaatttaaaaaaaatataattgaaccGCGAAAAAAAACACTACCATGATCATACagcatcacatcaaaatcagcTAAATCTAAGCTCTTTAcggtagtttttaaaattatggtaatcattgatttttaacgtgtgtttttggttgaaaatatattaaaatattttttttattttttaaaatttatttttaatatcagcacatcaaaccgatttaaaatattaaaaaaataatttaaaattaaaaacattttttaacggcaaaaacaaataagactCTTCGTATATGCTATTGTTATATCCAATGCCTTGGCCATAAGATGCCACAACAAAATTTTGCACGAGTTTGTGAGCATATTCAAATGGGGCCAAACTCTGCTGTTTGGTAATGTAGCTATGAGCCAAAATTGACTCCAATCAATCTAATTTTCTTGTGGCGATGATGCAAGTGTTGAAACTCATGAATGAGCAATgagattaataatatataatgaaGGAAGACTGCTTTTGTCTTTGTCATATACATTTGCCCTCCAATATCAATTATTAGTTTCTAGCAATgtgacaagaaagaaagaaaaggttggACTATTAGTTGTGCTTTAGCCAAGATATATTATATCACCAGCCACTAAGCTGGGCCCAAAGCTGAGTGTGATACGTTTggccgcctcctcctcctcctcctccgcctcctAGTGAGGGCTGGGGCCTTGAAGAAATGGATGGTGCATCACCACTCAACTGCATGTCTTGAGCATTACTCGGTTCCTCATTGCACATGTTGGAATGAGCAAAAGTAGTATAAAGTATGAACTCAATCATGATTTTTGGTTAAAGTCCTGAGAACACATCCCAAAATTCCATTTCAAGTGTCTTTCTTGTGTGTCTTAACTAAGAAGATGTATAGAATGTAAACATCCGAAGTACACTTGAAGAATCAAATGAAatggaaaattattttctaactaGTAGCTCCATGAAAATAATCCAAGCCCCATTCAATTCACCTGCCAAATGCTCTGCAATTAATATTCTTGGGCCCCTGATATACCAGGGTATCACAAGCTCATCATTTCGTCAAAATTACAGCAAAAAATGCATTGGCGCAAAAATGGTTTTCAAACAAGTTGCTGGATTCATTCTGACAGCTTTCAGATTAGTGCAATCAAGATTACAAATTAAGGTTTATAGCCATTCTAATTGCCATGGAAGCTCTAAGGAAATATACAAACTTTTAATCAGAAGTGTAGCGATCACTGTACAGGAAGGAAGCTGGTAAAAACTAAGCATGTGTATCGTGGAAATGGAAAGATCCAAGTGCCTGAGTTAGCCTCAAAGACACAGACATCATGTATATAGCCAAGAGCCCTCCTCCTAGAACCCAGTTAAGCTTCATATTTCTCCTTGGTAAAACAACAAGTGCCCAAAGCAGGCCACCTACCAGAAAGCCTATTGTCTCCAAGAGGTAGGGATCTTTTGGGATCACAACAGATGATGGGTAAGCATACCAGGCTGAGCCAACCAGAGACACCCCGAGACCGAAAAGGATGTTGAAAATGGGACCCGCATAACAGCCTGATATAGCTACTTGTGCGCCTTCAGGGCCACCATTCATAGCCAATATCAAATTTGTTATCAAATCACCAATTGAGTTTCCCCAGGAAAGAACTGTTAATCCTAGTATAGAAGGACTTACTCCAAATATAAACCCGAGTGAAACTATCAAGCCCACCAATTCCTGAGCTATTATATAACTCCATGTAACACTCATTAAGAATCCTCCTGCTAGCCAAGGGAGCAGGCACTTCTGTGGTGGACTTGACTTCTCAGTTGTTACATATGCAAGAACCCCAAATGTCATTCCGAACATCAACCCAATTCCATATACTATTAGGCTTGTGTTGAGGGTGGCCCTCTCACCCTGGGCATTCCAAAGAGCTGATAAGAGAACTGGTGCCATTGTCGCTGAAGCAACTGTGGCTGGCTTGGACCATCTCTTTTCACAAACAACAGGAATTGTCAATCTCCTAGGTAAGTAAAGAGGCATCTCAAGGATCCGGATGAGCATGCGACAAGGAGCTGATAATCGTACACAAAAGCAACATTTGTTCATTTCTACTTCAGTACCACACTCCATATCACATCCCTTCACATAATTTTGCTCCCCTTTTTCCATGCTGCTTAAAATTGGTATATTCAAATCACTGCCATAACTTGAACTAGCGTTCCTTTCGCTTTCGCTTTCGTTTCCGCCACCATTCCAATGGACTTGCAGGACGTAAACAACCATGAAGTAAACTATATACATCGACAGAAACCCCATTGCACCCCACAGATTGATTTTGCCATGAATCAGGATGAAAGTTAAGGATGCAAGAACTAAGAGGAAGAAGCAAACATCCCTAACAAAGGCACACCTGTTGACTCTAAATTCCTCTTGCTTCACCAAAATGCTTATGATTCCAACCACAACACAAGAAACAAAGGAAGCACCACCTAGTACTGTATTAAAACCAACGTTAGATGTCCCGTCACCCATAAAAGACACTAGGGTGGCAAAAACATCAGGGGCACCATTGCCAAGTGAAAGGAGGGTAATCCCAGCAATTGTAGGAGACAAATTCAACAGCTTAGACAGTTTTTCAAGTGAAGAACAAAAGTATTCAGAAGCAGTGTTTCCCAACAGATAAAACAATACCAAGagccaaagaaaagaaagacaataGCCCAAAAGAGGAAATCTTCCAAGATTGCAATAGAAAAGGTAAAGATAGTCAATATAGCCTTGGGAGACGCATGGGATATTTGATTTAATGTAAGAGCACTTGGCTTTGTAGTCATCCAGACTATGCAACCCCTGGCAGTCTTGTTGATCATTTTCCTTGAAAGATTGAGAACTCCCCAGCACAAGAAACCCAGCAGAACTGAATTGCATGATCAAGAAAACACATGCCACCAAGAGAAAAGAGATATTTAAGAACAAGACATATTTCTTGTGCTCAGATATGGAGGAGACCATGGTGCCTAATAGAGAAAACTCGATCAAATTCCCTCTTGAACACAAAAAAAGgtcattaaaaaatcatgatgaaGGAACAGGGCCTATAATCACCAGACTTCTAGTTTCATCCAGGACAACATTAATTTAGCCAAATTTGAATGCAACAGCATCAAAGAAAGAGATGGAGAAGCCAAGGAAACAACTCAATCAAAACCCTTTTCCTAGACCACAAGATCGCACTAAATCAAGGAAAAGAACCGGGCACAGGACAGTAAGAGGCAGATAGATTTATTCTAGAAAATATTCTTCTGAAAAATTTGGTTGAGAAATGAAGACCATTAtaccaaatacaaaaaacaaaaccaacccCTTTGATGATATACGTGTTTCGAAGAATGCTGGTTTGAGGAATGCAAATCGGAGGAATCTCCTGATTTAGGGCTGTGAAGGCAAAGCAAAGAATCTGTGGAGTGGACCAGAGGAGGCAACACTAGCATCAAGATATTATACAACGAGTGAGAGAATCATCACTGTTCAGCAAGAGGACACGGCTAAGGAAGGACTGGCACACTTGCTTTTCTAACAGCTGCAACATGACATCGATGTAATTTAATGTGTCAGATGTCCTATGGCAAGGAGGAAAGTGATCCCACTGAGCATGTGATCCTTGCGTGTATTCCTCTCAATGGTGCAAGAAGCATCTCTAAGAACAACCCAGCAGagagattttgttttgtaatattttattttccttttccatttcttcTGCATAGAAATGGGAAATTGATTTATAATAGCCACCAGCCGAGTTCATCCGTCTCCCATTAAATGAATTGATCTCCACTTTGCCGACCACACCAGATCCcaactaattaatatattgatttcAGTTACATTATCTTCTAAGGAAACTTTGGCGCCCGACATCTCTTGAAACACGTCGGAAGCCccctcaaaaaaaataaaaaaattcttttagatAAACGACAAACTCAGAGGAAGGGAGAAATAGATTTTAGATAAATATCTCTAAGTCTTAGCCCTTTCAGATGCTCGCTGTGTCGGTAGTTTTCGGGAAACAGCGTTGagtgaaaatttgaaattttattttatttttttaatatttttaaattattttgacgaGTTAacgttaaatataaattttaataaataaaaatattattttaatatattttaaaataaaaaacactttaaaaaaatatatctttaccaatctttaaaatgaataactttataaataatACATGTAGAATATATTAGTTTAGTGTGATCCGAGTATaatttgaagtatttaaacgTGACAGGGCTGATAATATCAAAGATAAtggcataataaaattatgatttgattaaatttcaGGGTTTAAAGTacaaatttgaaggaaaattttttaaaacagtaaTGTAAGAGTTTTcatgataaaatcttttttcatagttaaaatattttgtaaattagttttgatatatatatatatatatatttgaaaatccaTGGACATGAGAGTATTCCAGCTATAGCTTTTCCActactttaattaattatctttgtGCGTTATCCAAATTACGAGGAATTTAGAGTCAATGCTTTCACATTAACTTTGAATTTATCAGAGTCAAGACTTCATGACATCATCACATGATTTTGTGTGGATTACATTTATTTGAAatggaaatttataattttcatatcgttttcaaatatgaagtttttttatttatttttattttccctgGCAAATCAGTGCATCACCAGCCCAAAAGTAGTGAAACAATTGAATAATaactattcaaaataaatttattttgatcatacatcataatatattcaaaatatatttagttatattattaattcttaaaaaaacaaaaaaaattaatcagccAATGAAGCATGCTGAAGAATTATTGAAGGTTCTAGATAGTTCAAAGCACTTGCTAGTTGGCTA
Coding sequences within it:
- the LOC133668920 gene encoding cation/calcium exchanger 2-like, with amino-acid sequence MVSSISEHKKYVLFLNISFLLVACVFLIMQFSSAGFLVLGSSQSFKENDQQDCQGLHSLDDYKAKCSYIKSNIPCVSQGYIDYLYLFYCNLGRFPLLGYCLSFLWLLVLFYLLGNTASEYFCSSLEKLSKLLNLSPTIAGITLLSLGNGAPDVFATLVSFMGDGTSNVGFNTVLGGASFVSCVVVGIISILVKQEEFRVNRCAFVRDVCFFLLVLASLTFILIHGKINLWGAMGFLSMYIVYFMVVYVLQVHWNGGGNESESERNASSSYGSDLNIPILSSMEKGEQNYVKGCDMECGTEVEMNKCCFCVRLSAPCRMLIRILEMPLYLPRRLTIPVVCEKRWSKPATVASATMAPVLLSALWNAQGERATLNTSLIVYGIGLMFGMTFGVLAYVTTEKSSPPQKCLLPWLAGGFLMSVTWSYIIAQELVGLIVSLGFIFGVSPSILGLTVLSWGNSIGDLITNLILAMNGGPEGAQVAISGCYAGPIFNILFGLGVSLVGSAWYAYPSSVVIPKDPYLLETIGFLVGGLLWALVVLPRRNMKLNWVLGGGLLAIYMMSVSLRLTQALGSFHFHDTHA